The Juglans regia cultivar Chandler chromosome 2, Walnut 2.0, whole genome shotgun sequence genome includes a window with the following:
- the LOC109004819 gene encoding uncharacterized protein LOC109004819, with protein sequence MATTLIPVNMAKKLDRALMRFWWGFETHQQHKYTPKAWSSICMPKSLGGLGIRLTSHFNKALLGKLVWHLISNESSAWKTAILNKYMPNSDWVTVKAKDSDSRFWKFMIKQKDFILSSVLIQINNGTATHVWSDPWLPSLHPLIPTPQSPGIYHYPDLRVAELTLENPRRWNMLLLNTLFSPATIAAIQSIHLSQYQFHNINDLPKWKHHSSGNYSVKSAYAALVLNTNTIAPDIIWKKLWDVKLQDRLKLFLWKVYNEILPTQLSLSHCLPLTENQVLCSLCHMENENLDHLFLNCIFSRFLWRNAPWPLDITCFTQAGIRNWVNIILNPSDKLQISASEVHNFQLFSTLAMDTLWFIRNQTTHNIANHTIHYFITKTQELYREHAKAWEMEPIESQHSWRPPESEDTFSITFDVAVRNNSSTSLAVCRNNQGTFQFVVAQNNRHVDPNLGEATAAFIGVQEAYTRQIAKVVLQGDSLNTIRSINNPHKAINWEIEGVDMVIILVTTGQMGVLPRHVPIIAELKPRILSVHEGIDVTMYLLSREFAFIHVKSVVDIVTIEGTQDVRSRWELEARGYVAFCTKGVPVDFPKCNVLRRDKAVWGSVVADEGSGFAIVDALKDFIHGPNSLSIAENGS encoded by the exons ATGGCTACAACTCTTATACCTGTAAACATGGCAAAAAAACTTGATCGTGCTTTGATGAGGTTTTGGTGGGGCTTTGAAACTCACCAACAACATAAATATACTCCCAAGGCGTGGTCCTCTATTTGCATGCCCAAATCTTTGGGTGGCTTAGGAATCAGGCTTACATCCCACTTCAACAAAGCCCTCCTGGGCAAATTAGTCTGGCATCTTATTAGTAATGAATCAAGTGCATGGAAAACAGCTATTTTGAACAAATATATGCCAAATAGCGATTGGGTGACTGTTAAGGCCAAAGACTCAGATTCAAGATTTTGGAAATTCATGATAAAGCAAAAGGATTTCATCTTGTCCAGTGTACTCATTCAAATTAATAATGGCACTGCTACGCATGTGTGGTCGGATCCTTGGCTCCCTTCTCTACACCCCCTGATTCCTACACCACAAAGTCCAGGTATATACCATTATCCAGATCTTAGAGTTGCTGAATTAACACTTGAAAATCCTAGAAGATGGAACATGCTTCTTTTGAACACTTTGTTCTCTCCTGCAACAATTGCTGCAATACAAAGCATTCATCTTTCTCAATATCAATTCCATAATATCAATGATCTGCCCAAATGGAAACATCACTCTTCAGGCAATTACAGTGTAAAGTCTGCTTATGCAGCTTTAGTTCTTAACACAAATACAATTGCACCTGATATCATTTGGAAGAAATTGTGGGATGTCAAATTACAAGATCGATTGAAGCTTTTCCTATGGAAAGTTTATAATGAAATTCTTCCCACTCAACTCTCTCTTAGTCACTGCCTCCCACTCACAGAAAATCAGGTTCTCTGTTCTCTTTGTcatatggaaaatgaaaatctggATCATCTCTTTCTCAATTGCATTTTCTCTAGATTTTTGTGGAGAAATGCTCCATGGCCACTAGATATAACTTGCTTCACACAAGCTGGTATAAGGAACTGGGTTAATATTATCCTAAATCCATCAGACAAACTACAGATTTCTGCTTCTGAAGTTCATAACTTTCAGCTTTTCTCCACATTAGCTATGGATACTTTATGGTTTATACGGAATCAGACCACACATAATATTGCAAACCATACAATCCACTACTTCATAACAAAAACGCAGGAACTATACAGAGAACATGCCAAGGCTTGGGAGATGGAACCAATCGAATCACAGCATAGTTGGAGACCCCCTGAATCCGAGGATACCTTCTCCATCACCTTTGATGTGGCAGTTAGAAACAATAGCAGCACCTCACTGGCAGTATGCAGAAATAACCAGGGCACCTTCCAATTTGTTGTTGCACAAAACAATCGGCATGTTGATCCAAACCTCGGGGAAGCAACGGCTGCCTTCATAGGTGTCCAAGAGGCATATACAAGACAGATTGCTAAAGTTGTTCTTCAAGGAGACTCTCTAAATACCATTCGATCCATCAATAATCCTCATAAGGCCATCAATTGGGAAATAGAAGGG GTTGACATGGTCATAATACTAGTGACAACAGGGCAAATGGGTGTTTTGCCCAGACATGTACCTATAATTGCAGAGCTAAAGCCTAGAATCCTATCAGTGCACGAAGGAATTGATGTGACAATGTATTTACTAAGCAGAGAGTTTGCTTTTATCCATGTTAAATCTGTTGTTGATATAGTCACTATAGAG GGGACACAAGATGTCAGAAGTAGGTGGGAGTTGGAGGCGAGAGGCTATGTTGCTTTTTGTACGAAGGGAGTTCCAGTTGATTTCCCAAA atgcAATGTGTTGAGGAGGGACAAGGCTGTCTGGGGGAGCGTTGTTGCTGATGAAGGCAGTGGATTTGCTATTGTTGATGCTTTGAAGGACTTCATCCATGGCCCTAATTCTCTATCCATTGCTGAGAATGGCTCTTAA